CCGATGGCTCCTACAAGGAGCCACCATGCGCCGGGAAGTCCCATCGAATAGCCGCTTCCCACCATCCCGATTACTACTGATGATCCCATGAAAGTGGCGCAGAGAGAGCCGGCTATGAGCAGAACGCCCCCGCTGCGGCCCGCCACGAAGAAGCCGTTGCTGTCCGAGGCTCGCCTCTTCCTGTATGCGTGAAAACCGATGGCTATTATGATTGCAAAGTACAGTACTATTATGGCCGCATCCAGCATTGTCCGCTCCTATAGTTTTCTCAATTTGATCACACCCGCGACGATTCTCTCAACGGCGCCATCAGCTTTCTTTAGAATCAACGCTCCGTCGGAGTCGATATCTTCGGCCAGACCTTTGATTTGACCCGACGGCAGTGTTACCACTACATGCGCGCCGATGGTATTGCTTAAAGCCTTCCATACAGCACGAATCGGCTCGAAGCCGCGCCCGGCCAGACTGCCGTAAAGCGATTCAAATTCGACCAGGATGGCCTGGAGAAGCTTGACGCGGGGGATTTCCCTGCCGGCAGCCTCCATCAGCGAAATTGCGCTTTCTTCGACTTCCTGTGAAAATGAATCGTGTGGTGTATTTACATTCAGGCCTATCCCTATGATGACCCAGTCCAGGCGGTCCGGCTCAGCGCTCATCTCGGTAAGAATCCCGCCGACCTTCTTTGTTTCGATCATGATGTCGTTGGGCCACTTCAGCCTCGGTTCGAGATTTATTTCGCGTTTTATCGCCTGAGCCACTGCAACGCCTGCGACCAGCGGTAAACGCAGCGCCTCGCCCGGATTTATGTCCGGCCGCAGGATAATCGAGAAGTATATCCCGCCGCGAGGTGAGGACCACGGCCTTCCCACCCTGCCGCGGCCGCCGCTCTGCGTCTCGGCGACAACGATTGTGCCTTCAGCAGCGCCCTGAGATGCCAGAGCTTTTGCGATCGCCTGCGTCGACGGAGCTTCTCCCTCATAGACGATTCGTTGGCCCATAATTTGCGTCTTGAGACCGTACGCGATCTCTTCGGGGAGCAAGTCGTCAGGCGCGCCGATAAAGTGATAACCTCTGCCAGGAACGGAATCGATGACGTATCCCTGCCGCTTTAGTTCGTTAATGTGTTTCCACACAGCCGTTCGTGATATGCCGATGGCCCTGCCCAGTTCCTCTCCCGAGACGGGGGTTCCCTGCCGTAACCGCTCCAGAATTTCCTTTTTATTCATAGGCCAAGCGCGAGCCTTTCCTGTCGCTTCACCGAAGATATGACTCCTGATACTTTAAACGAGCAAACGAACGCTTGTCAACCAAGTTTATTATTATGGTTGACAATAGATTTACAAAACTCGACGAAAGCTTAATCGGCGATAGCGTTAATAAAACAAAAAGAGGGAGGAACGAAGAATATTGTTGTCTATCCGTTCGGCTGCCAGCGCAGTGCCATAGCGGCCCAAGACAGCCCGGCGCCGAAGGCAACCAGGACTACCAGATCACCGTCCTTGAGCCTGCCCTGCTCCGCTGCCTCACACAAGGCAACCATCTCAGAGGCCGCTGAAAGGTTACCATAGCGGTCGAGATTCATGAAAACCTTCTCGTTGGAAAGATGTAATGTCTTCATCGCGGCTTTAGTGATACGCTGATTGGCCTGATGCGGGATAAGCAAATCAATATCGGATATCTTAAGTCCTGCGGCGGCTACCACCTGCTTCGCTACATCAACAAGTTTATTTACCGCAAACCTGAATACTTCACTGCCATCCATATGCAGGTAGTAATGCCCGTTGCTGGTCGCATCTATACGCTTGCCGCAGGGACCCGGAGCGTAAAGCAGGTCCGCGCCGCCGCCGTCATTGCCGAGCACAAAGCTGAGCATATCTGTCGATTTATCGTTGGCCTGCACCAAAACGGCCCCGGCGCCATCTCCGAAGAGCACGCAGGTGGAACGATCGGTCCAGTCGATGGCGCGGGTAAGAGATTCGCTGCCGATAACAAGTATATTCTTATAAGCCCCCGAGGAGATAAACTGATAGGCCGTAATAAGGGCATACAGCGAACCGCTGCAACCGGCCATCGTGTCGAAGGCGGCAGCCTTGCCTGCTCCCAGAGCATGCTGAACGTATGCCGCCGATGCCGGAACTATCCTGTCCGGGCTGCAGGTGGCCAGGATGACCATATCAAGGGCGTCGGGGCTAAGATGCGCCATCTCAAGGGCTTTTTTGCCGGCAATGACCGCCATAGTCGAAGTGGCTTCCTCATCGCCGACGATATGTCGTTCCCTTATTCCGGTCCGGGAAACGATCCATTCATCCGAAGTCTCCACTATCTTTTCCAGATCGCTGTTCTTCATGACGCGTTCCGGCAGATATTTCCCCCACCCTGTAATCCTTGCGTAAGCCATTTAAATTCTATCCTTTTCCAAGCTGCCTGAAGTATATCAAAGCGCTATTATGCCGTCAATACGAACAAACCAAGCAGGGTCACGGCGCACCGTGACCCTACTCAATCATCTATCCATAAAAACGAGGGCGCTCAGACATTATATACCGGACTAAACCTCTCGGAACTCGCCCTCCACAGTACCGTCATCCGGAGGTTTGTCACCGCCCGGAGGAGGCGGCGCCCCGGCCTCCGGTCCCTGCTGCTGACCGGCGCCCTGCTGGTAAAGCGTAGTGCCTATCTGTTGCAGTACATCCGAGAGCTCCTGCATGGTTCTCTTCATATCCTCGATATTGTTAGCATTGATAGCGTCGCGAACAGCCTTTACCTTGTCCTCGGCTCTCTGCTTCATATCCGCGGGTATCTTGTCTCCCTGCTCCTTCAGGGTCTTCTCGGCTTGATAGGCCACGGTGTCGGCGGTATTCTTAGTCTCTACCTCTTCACGCTTCTTCGCGTCCTCGGAGGCATGCGCATCGGCCTCGCGCTTCATCTTATCTATCTCATCCTTGGAGAGACCGCTGGACGCGGTTATAACTATCTTCTGCTCTTTTCCGGTGCCTTTGTCGTGCGCCTTGACGCTGACGATACCGTTAGCATCGATATCGAAGGAAACCTCTATCTGAGGCATGCCGCGCGGAGCCGGCACTATCCCATCGAGCATGAAACGCCCCAGCGTCTTATTATCGTTAGCCATGGAGCGTTCGCCCTGCAGGACGTGTATCTCCACGCTGGTCTGCCCGTCGGACGCCGTCGAGAATATCTGGCTCTTGGCCGTCGGTATAGTGGTGTTCCGCGGTATAAGCGGCGTCATCACGCCGCCCAGCGTCTCGATGCCCAGCGTCAGCGGCGTCACATCGAGGAGCAGCACATCGCTGACCTCGCCCTTGAGCACGCCGCCCTGAATCGCCGCGCCCATGGCCACGACCTCATCGGGATTGACGCCCTTGTTGGGCTCCTTGCCGAATAGCTCCTTGACCTTCTGCTGTACCAGCGGCATCCTGGTCTGGCCGCCGACGAGTATCACCTCGTGTATCTGGCTCGCCGAGAGCCCCGCATCAGAAAGCGCCTGCTTGCAGGGACCGGCGGTCTTTTCCACCAGCTCCATTACAAGCTGCTCCAGCTTGGCCCTGGTCAGCGTTATATTTAAATGCCTGGGCCCGGTCGCGTCGGCCGTTATGAACGGCAGGCTGACCTCGGTCTGCATCACTGTGGAAAGCTCGCACTTGGCCTTCTCCGCGGCCTCTTTCAGCCGCTGCAGCGCCATCTTATCCTGCCTCAGGTCTATACCCTGATCCTTTTTAAACTCATCGCAGAGCCAATCCATCACGCGCTGGTCGAAATCGTCGCCGCCGAGATGCGTGTCGCCGCTGGTCGATTTAACCTGGAACGTGCCCTCGCCAAGCTCCAGCACCGACACGTCGAATGTGCCGCCGCCCAGGTCATAAACGATCACAGTTTCATCCTTTTTCTTATCCAGCCCGTACGCCAGCGCCGCGGCGGTGGGTTCGTTGATTATACGCAGCACCTTGAGCCCGGCGATCTCACCGGCGTCCTTGGTGGCCTGCCTCTGACTGTCGTTGAAATATGCGGGAACGGTGATGACGGCCTCGCTCACCTTTTCGCCCAGGTATGCCTCGGCGTCCTGTTTCAGCTTCTGCAATATCATGGCCGAGATCTCCGGAGGGCTGTACTCTTTGCCTCCCATCAATACCCGGACCTCATTATTCGGGCCATTGGTTACCTTATACGCCTTGCGTCGCGCATCTTCTTCCACTGGCAGTTCGCGACCCGGCGGTTCCCCGAATTTGCGCCCCATGAAACGCTTAATGCTATAAACCGTATTCTCCGGGTTTGTGATAGCCTGGCGTTTCGCTATCTGGCCTACGAGTCTCTCGCCCGATTTACTCACGGCTACAATGGACGGCGTGAGACGCGAGCCCTCGGCGTTGGTGATTATCGTCGGCTCCCCGCCCTCCATTACCGCCACCTCGCTCATAGTTGTTCCCAGGTCTATCCCTATTACCTTTCCCATTTCTGCACCTCCATGATATGAAAAATTGCTTCTTTCACAATAAACGTCTTATTCCTCTTTATCGTCATCATCGCTCGAGTCGGAACTATAGCCGTTGCCTACGCTCACCATAGCCGGACGGAGCACCCTGTCGTTAAGCATGTATCCCTTCTGGATAACCGTGACGACTTTTCCTTCCTCTCCGTCGACGTGCGCCGCGGCCTCATGCAGGCATGGATCGAACTGCTCGCCCAGCGCCTTGATCTCGCTCACGCCGTTGGCCTCGAGTATTGCCATGAACTTGCGATAGATGAGAATTATTCCGTCCACCCACTTGGACGCGGCGAGCTTGCCCGAGACATGATCCAGAGCCCGTTCCAGGTCATCTACCACCGACAGCAGGTTCAGAATCAGGCCGGCGTTGGCCAGCTTGATAACATCCCCTCTTTCCTGCTCCGTGCGCCTCTTATAATTGGCGAAGTCGGCCTGAGACCTTTGCCAGTTCGAAAGGTACTGCTCCGCCTTAGCTCCCTCATCTACTAGGGCTTTTCTAAGCGTCTCCATGTCCTCGATTTCCCCCGGTTCCGCCGGTTTCTCTCCATCATAGCCGGCATCGGACGGCTGAGTGACCTCGTCCTCGTCTTCCGGTGTAATACGGTTGTCATCCATTTTCGCATTCATGAATATATCCGCTACCTGCCTTTATGCAAATCGCCGACGAGGTTTGTCATCACAGAACTCAGATAACGCACCGAGGACACCGCCCTGCCATATTCCATGCGCGTCGGTCCGATGATGCCGAGCGCTCCCTTTACCTCGCCCGGGATGCCGTAAAGTGTTAGAACCATGCTGCAGCCCCGCATCGTATCCTCCCTGTTCTCCCCACCGATGACCACATGAACTCCGTCCCAGTTAGGCACTTCCGGCAACAGCGCTTTCAGGGCGCCCTTGTTCTCCAGCACGTCCACTATACCGATAATCTCCCTGCTATCCGAGAACTCCGGCTGTATAACTATGTTTCTCAGCCCTTCGATATAAGGCTCTTCATAACTTCTCTTGTCCTCATCCGCCATTATCTCGGCTATTGTCTTTTTCACATCGGCGGCCAGCGGGGTCAGCTCTCCCTTATAGGACAGTATCTGAGACCACGTCAGGCCGGAGAGCAGATCGTTCAGTTCGCGGGAGACGGCATTCAGATCTTCCTGCGTCAGAGCCCTGTCGAAAGCGATAAGCTGATGTTTGAGCCTCGCCTCCTGCAGAAGCAGTATGAGAAGCGCCGTCGATTCCTGCAACGATACGAGCTCCACGCGCGCGAAACTGGAATGCATAGCTTTAGGAAACGTGACCAGCGCCAGGTTGTTCGCCATTCGCGCAAGCAGCGCCGCAGCCAGGCGCGTCCACTGTTCCAGCTCGCGTTCCACTTGATGGAACAGATGCGATACCATAAGCTGCTCGTCTGTAGATATGTCAGTCTTCTGCATCAAATGCTCGACGTAATACCGGTACCCCCTGTCCGAAGGGACACTGCCTCCGGAAATATGCCTTCTGAGAACATATCCGTCACGTTCCAGGCGCGCTATCTCATTTCTTATAGTCGCCGGGCTGACACCCAGATTGTATTTGTGCGCGATAGTCTCGGAGCCGATAGGCAGAGCCGTACGCACGTACTCGTCTACGATAATCTTCAATATGTTTGCAGATCGTTCCGTCAGCATTTTTATCACCGATTAGCACTCTCACCTTCCGA
This is a stretch of genomic DNA from Dehalococcoidia bacterium. It encodes these proteins:
- a CDS encoding biotin--[acetyl-CoA-carboxylase] ligase; amino-acid sequence: MNKKEILERLRQGTPVSGEELGRAIGISRTAVWKHINELKRQGYVIDSVPGRGYHFIGAPDDLLPEEIAYGLKTQIMGQRIVYEGEAPSTQAIAKALASQGAAEGTIVVAETQSGGRGRVGRPWSSPRGGIYFSIILRPDINPGEALRLPLVAGVAVAQAIKREINLEPRLKWPNDIMIETKKVGGILTEMSAEPDRLDWVIIGIGLNVNTPHDSFSQEVEESAISLMEAAGREIPRVKLLQAILVEFESLYGSLAGRGFEPIRAVWKALSNTIGAHVVVTLPSGQIKGLAEDIDSDGALILKKADGAVERIVAGVIKLRKL
- a CDS encoding beta-ketoacyl-ACP synthase III — encoded protein: MAYARITGWGKYLPERVMKNSDLEKIVETSDEWIVSRTGIRERHIVGDEEATSTMAVIAGKKALEMAHLSPDALDMVILATCSPDRIVPASAAYVQHALGAGKAAAFDTMAGCSGSLYALITAYQFISSGAYKNILVIGSESLTRAIDWTDRSTCVLFGDGAGAVLVQANDKSTDMLSFVLGNDGGGADLLYAPGPCGKRIDATSNGHYYLHMDGSEVFRFAVNKLVDVAKQVVAAAGLKISDIDLLIPHQANQRITKAAMKTLHLSNEKVFMNLDRYGNLSAASEMVALCEAAEQGRLKDGDLVVLVAFGAGLSWAAMALRWQPNG
- the dnaK gene encoding molecular chaperone DnaK, which translates into the protein MGKVIGIDLGTTMSEVAVMEGGEPTIITNAEGSRLTPSIVAVSKSGERLVGQIAKRQAITNPENTVYSIKRFMGRKFGEPPGRELPVEEDARRKAYKVTNGPNNEVRVLMGGKEYSPPEISAMILQKLKQDAEAYLGEKVSEAVITVPAYFNDSQRQATKDAGEIAGLKVLRIINEPTAAALAYGLDKKKDETVIVYDLGGGTFDVSVLELGEGTFQVKSTSGDTHLGGDDFDQRVMDWLCDEFKKDQGIDLRQDKMALQRLKEAAEKAKCELSTVMQTEVSLPFITADATGPRHLNITLTRAKLEQLVMELVEKTAGPCKQALSDAGLSASQIHEVILVGGQTRMPLVQQKVKELFGKEPNKGVNPDEVVAMGAAIQGGVLKGEVSDVLLLDVTPLTLGIETLGGVMTPLIPRNTTIPTAKSQIFSTASDGQTSVEIHVLQGERSMANDNKTLGRFMLDGIVPAPRGMPQIEVSFDIDANGIVSVKAHDKGTGKEQKIVITASSGLSKDEIDKMKREADAHASEDAKKREEVETKNTADTVAYQAEKTLKEQGDKIPADMKQRAEDKVKAVRDAINANNIEDMKRTMQELSDVLQQIGTTLYQQGAGQQQGPEAGAPPPPGGDKPPDDGTVEGEFREV
- a CDS encoding nucleotide exchange factor GrpE is translated as MNAKMDDNRITPEDEDEVTQPSDAGYDGEKPAEPGEIEDMETLRKALVDEGAKAEQYLSNWQRSQADFANYKRRTEQERGDVIKLANAGLILNLLSVVDDLERALDHVSGKLAASKWVDGIILIYRKFMAILEANGVSEIKALGEQFDPCLHEAAAHVDGEEGKVVTVIQKGYMLNDRVLRPAMVSVGNGYSSDSSDDDDKEE
- the hrcA gene encoding heat-inducible transcriptional repressor HrcA is translated as MLTERSANILKIIVDEYVRTALPIGSETIAHKYNLGVSPATIRNEIARLERDGYVLRRHISGGSVPSDRGYRYYVEHLMQKTDISTDEQLMVSHLFHQVERELEQWTRLAAALLARMANNLALVTFPKAMHSSFARVELVSLQESTALLILLLQEARLKHQLIAFDRALTQEDLNAVSRELNDLLSGLTWSQILSYKGELTPLAADVKKTIAEIMADEDKRSYEEPYIEGLRNIVIQPEFSDSREIIGIVDVLENKGALKALLPEVPNWDGVHVVIGGENREDTMRGCSMVLTLYGIPGEVKGALGIIGPTRMEYGRAVSSVRYLSSVMTNLVGDLHKGR